One stretch of Plasmodium vivax chromosome 8, whole genome shotgun sequence DNA includes these proteins:
- a CDS encoding calcium-dependent protein kinase 3, putative (encoded by transcript PVX_119610A) — MSTVCAHRSRPIRPSGPVSNATIKNKMKRSTEALRKKKGSANKSFKCSKKNTAYCEGSRIASKKGKQHQEEEEEEEEQKKKERQGGKAPKCKRSKLGEGGLTKSMKKGKDSDTREDASENAKAHPAHRALKPCNSENFKFSRKGFILSFTGNLQDFYNLSEEPLGKGTYGCVYKATDKLLKIQRAVKVVSKKKLKNVHRFRQEIDIMKNLDHPNVIKLLETFEDSKQIYLVMELCTGGELFDRIVKKGPFSEMYTSFIMKQIFSVLNYLHIRNICHRDVKPENFLFFDKSPESLIKVIDFGLASYFSDDDSEMKTKAGTPYYVAPQVLGGRYDYKCDLWSAGVLFYILLCGYPPFYGESDHEILTRVKSGKFTFKGKEWTHVTEEARDLIKRCLTMDPQKRATASEALRHPWFKKKPSTFTLDFKIDIHVLENFKNYALMLRFQKLAMTIIAQQSNDYDVQKLKAAFLHLDEEGKGNITKLQLRKGLERSGLMLPPNFDLLLDQIDSDGSGNIDYTEFLAAAIDRRQLSKKLIYCAFRVFDVDNDGEITTAELAHVLFNGNKRGNITERDVNQVKKMIREVDKNGDGKIDFYEFSEMMKLTL, encoded by the exons ATGAGCACCGTGTGCGCGCACAGAAGTAGACCCATAAGGCCCAGCGGGCCCGTCTCCAACGCGACCATCAAGAACAAGATGAAGAGGTCGACGGAGGCcctgaggaagaaaaaggggtcGGCGAACAAGTCCTTCAAGTGCAGCAAGAAGAACACCGCGTACTGCGAGGGAAGCAGAATTGCCAGCAAGAAAGGGAAGCAGCatcaggaggaggaggaggaggaggaagagcagaagaagaaggagcggcagggggggaaggcccCAAAGTGTAAGAGGTCGAAATTGGGAGAAGGGGGATTAACtaagagtatgaaaaaaggcaaagatAGCGACACGCGTGAGGATGCAAGTGAAAATGCGAAGGCGCACCCCGCCCACCGGGCACTCAAACCCTGCAACAGCGAAAACTTCAAATTCTCCAGGAAGGGGTTCATTCTAAGCTTTACAGGAAATCTGCAGGACTTTTACAACCTCTCCGAAGAGCCCCTAGGCAAGGGCACCTACGGATGCGTCTACAAGGCGACGGACAAGCTCCTCAAAATACAGAGAGCCGTCAAGGTAGTCTCCAAGAAGAAGCTAAAGAATGTACACAGATTTAGACAAGAAATAGACATCATGAAAAATCTAGACCATCCTAATGTGATTAAGTTGCTAGAAACATTTGAAGATAGCAAGCAGATTTACTTGGTGATGGAGTTATGCACAGGTGGAGAGTTGTTCGAtcgaattgtaaaaaaaggacccTTCTCCGAAATGTATACCTCCTTTATAATGAAGCAGATTTTCTCGGTGCTAAACTACCTGCACATTAGGAATATATGCCACCGAGATGTGAAGCCggagaattttttatttttcgacAAATCTCCAGAATCGCTAATCAAGGTGATTGACTTTGGCTTGGCTTCCTACTTTAGCGACGATGACTCGGAGATGAAGACCAAGGCCGGGACCCCCTACTACGTCGCCCCGCAGGTGTTGGGAGGCCGCTACGACTACAAGTGCGACTTGTGGTCCGCGGGCGTGCTCTTCTACATCCTGCTCTGCGGGTACCCCCCCTTCTACGGCGAGAGCGACCACGAGATACTCACCAGG GTGAAAAGCGGGAAATTCACCTTCAAGGGCAAGGAGTGGACCCACGTGACGGAGGAGGCCAGGGACCTCATCAAGCGCTGCCTCACCATGGACCCTCAGAAAAGGGCAACCGCCAGCGAAGCGCTCAGGCACCCCTGGTTCAAGAAAAAGCCGAGCACCTTCACCCTGGACTTTAAGATAGACATCCACGTGCTGGAGAATTTTAAGAATTATGCCCTCATGCTGCGTTTTCAGAAGCTAGCCATGACGATTATTGCCCAACAGAGCAACGACTATGATGTTCAGAAGCTCAAGGCGGCCTTCCTTCACCTGGATGAGGAGGGAAAGGGGAACATAACGAAGCTGCAGCTGCGGAAGGGCTTGGAGAGGAGCGGCCTCATGCTGCCCCCCAATTTTGACCTCCTCCTGGACCAGATAGACAGCGACGGCAGCGGCAACATCGACTACACGGAGTTTCTGGCGGCCGCGATTGACAGGCGGCAGCTCTCGAAG aagCTCATTTACTGCGCCTTCCGCGTCTTCGATGTGGACAACGACGGGGAGATTACCACCGCGGAGCTGGCCCAC GTCCTTTTCAACGGaaacaaaagaggaaacATCACGGAGAGGGACGTCAACCAAGTTAAGAAAATGATCCGCGAGGTGGACAAAAACGGCGACGGGAAG ATCGACTTTTACGAGTTTTCCGAAATGATGAAGCTGACTCTCTAG